A single Cyclopterus lumpus isolate fCycLum1 chromosome 15, fCycLum1.pri, whole genome shotgun sequence DNA region contains:
- the LOC117744095 gene encoding SH3 and PX domain-containing protein 2A-like isoform X3 — MAAVFIYRNKALMMLPSPISQSEEVLKFFETNSEDLNPPTEDCGGSGKRKSGLDASDPMLLDQYVVVASYEKQEPAEISLQAGEVVDVIEKSESGWWFVSTAEEQGWVPATYLNSHSGTRDDLELGASKAGEVTKRHKAHLKRLDRRWTLGGVISRQQSREEKYVTVQPYASEGKDEIAFEKGVTVEVLQKNLEGWWFIRYQDKEGWAPASYLKKMKDDLSPRKKTVTGPVEIIGNIMEISNLLNKKALSEKDVQIEGVPESPQVAKKEISLPIPCADSSPVNSTEPSSPAVARIAPHRVEIGSPVLRQKPPPRRDATLGFQLPSPPEAPTVEAEYYTIADFQSCISDGITFNGGQKAEVIEKNSGGWWYVHIGEKEGWAPCSYIDKRKKPNLNRRTSTLCRPKVPPPAPPVKKQDSVETAPPSSPGSEAPESPVSPGRPVYEEPEYDVPAIGDLDMESEFEFLRGESSLLDVKNEDSSSEKGSHQFSKPSPASSLHSASFKMCESFEDGHEAGEAEGEGECIYENDGFRSFRETPERQSSRDSNYSKTSVLSETGKTANPTSGGWRPAANKLKMDLNGSQFSTKAEEASSPKSASTESTPDLSRSKKDQEESKASCSIKSCTKPKPVVRPKPQLAKASSAEKMDISTLRRQLRPTGQLKNGTKTKGEDSETASVISSEDSFSSQSTSDLSSIYSKGSRGDSDLEGSSLYRTTDPYEKVQESELSFPAGVEVEVLEKQESGWWYIRWGDTEGWAPTYFLEPVRQQDDMMGSESDGTPTKPGSLSKSNSLEKNEQRVQALNNINQNLKKVTPPIPSKPPGGLSKPIGLFGSRKQNGTKQQQVVRPQSVFISAPIGDGPSPVGSLRRNESLNSTDHPRASPTVRRNASFGTVPRSLPPNNIGLPNRNRSGTGSSESLGLSSQRNALPVSTVKPKPHIIHNNLREVYVSIADYHGDEETMGFPEGTSLEVLDRNPNGWWYCKILDSGRPRKGWVPSNYLEKKH, encoded by the exons GTCTGGATGCTTCGGATCCCATGCTTCTGGATCAGTATGTGGTGGTGGCCAGTTACGAGAAACAAGAGCCTGCGGAAATCAGCCTTCAAGCGGGCGAGGTGGTCGACGTCATTGAAAAGAGCGAGAGTG GTTGGTGGTTTGTCAGCACTGCAGAGGAGCAGGGTTGGGTCCCTGCTACCTATCTCAACTCCCACAGTGGCACACGGGATGACTTGGAGCTGGGCGCCTCGAAAGCTGGGGAAG ttACTAAGCGGCATAAAGCTCATCTGAAGAGGCTGGACCGGAGATGGACGTTGGGGGGTGTCATCAGCCGGCAGCAAAGCCGAG AAGAGAAGTACGTAACAGTGCAGCCCTACGCCAGTGAGGGCAAGGATGAAATAGCGTTTGAGAAAGGAGTAACTGTGGAGGTGCTTCAGAAGAACTTGGAAGGCTGGTGGTTTATTAG GTACCAAGATAAAGAGGGCTGGGCTCCAGCCTCTTAcctgaagaagatgaaggatgATCTCTCTCCACGCAAGAAGACGGTGACGGGACCTGTGGAGATCATCGGAAACATCATGGAGATCAGTAACCTGCTGAACAAGAAAGCTTTGAGCGAGAAAGATGTACAGATTGAAGGAGTCCCAGAgagcccccaagtggccaagaAGGAGATCAGCCTGCCAATCCCGTGTGCGGATTCCAGCCCTGTTAATAGTACGGAGCCTTCCTCACCGGCAGTAGCCCGCATCGCTCCTCATCGGGTGGAAATTG GTTCCCCGGTTCTCAGGCAAAAACCTCCTCCTCGAAGAGATGCAACCCTG GGATTTCAGTTGCCCTCCCCACCAGAGGCCCCTACAGTGGAAGCCGAATATTATACCATTGCAGATTTCCAGTCCTGTATATCTGATGGTATCACTTTTAATGGAGGACAGAAAGCAGAG gTCATTGAAAAGAACTCTGGTGGCTGGTGGTACGTCCACATAGGAGAGAAGGAGGGCTGGGCTCCCTGCTCCTACATTGACAAACGTAAAAAGCCCAACCTGAATCGTAGAACCAGCACTCTTTGCCGCCCAAAGGTTCCACCTCCAGCTCCGCCTGTCAAAAAACAAGACTCAGTGGAGACTGCACCTCCCAGCAGCCCCGGGTCTGAAGCTCCAGAGTCCCCTGTGTCTCCTGGAAGGCCTGTGTATGAAGAGCCAGAATATGATGTTCCTGCCATTGGTGATCTGGACATGGAGTCTGAGTTTGAGTTTCTGAGGGGAGAAAGTTCCTTGCTGGATGTTAAAAATGAAGACAGTTCCTCCGAGAAGGGATCCCACCAGTTCTCCAAGCCTTCTCCGGCTTCGTCGCTCCACAGTGCCTCCTTCAAGATGTGTGAGTCATTTGAAGATGGCCACGAGGCAGGAGAggcggagggagagggagagtgtaTCTATGAAAATGACGGCTTCCGGTCCTTCAGGGAGACGCCAGAGCGCCAGAGTAGCAGGGACTCAAATTACTCCAAGACAAGTGTCTTGTCAGAAACTGGCAAGACCGCAAACCCGACATCAGGTGGGTGGAGACCTGCAGCTAACAAGCTCAAGATGGACTTGAATGGGAGCCAGTTTTCAACCAAAGCTGAGGAGGCATCCAGTCCTAAATCTGCTTCCACTGAGTCCACTCCAGATTTGTCCAGAAGTAAGAAAGACCAAGAGGAAAGCAAGGCGTCCTGTTCCATCAAATCCTGCACTAAACCAAAGCCAGTGGTGAGACCTAAACCACAACTAGCCAAGGCATCCAGTGCAGAGAAGATGGACATCAGCACCTTGAGAAGACAGCTGCGGCCAACAGGGCAGCTGAAGAATGGCACCAAAACTAAAGGTGAGGACTCTGAGACGGCTTCAGTCATCTCCTCCGAAGACTCCTTCTCTTCTCAGAGCACGTCGGATCTCTCCTCCATCTATTCTAAAGGCAGCCGGGGAGACTCTGACCTGGAAGGCAGCAGCCTGTATCGAACCACAGATCCCTATGAGAAAGTCCAAGAGTCTGAGCTCAGCTTCCCCGCTGGTGTGGAGGTGGAAGTGCTGGAGAAGCAGGAGAGTGGCTGGTGGTATATCCGCTGGGGAGACACAGAGGGTTGGGCTCCGACTTACTTCCTGGAGCCCGTCAGGCAACAAGATGACATGATGGGGTCTGAATCTGATGGCACCCCAACTAAACCTGGAAGCCTCAGCAAGTCCAACAGCCTGGAGAAGAATGAACAAAGGGTACAGGCGTTGAACAACATCAACCAAAACCTAAAGAAAGTCACCCCACCCATCCCCTCCAAGCCTCCAGGCGGCCTCTCCAAGCCAATAGGCTTGTTTGGTTCAcgaaaacaaaatggcaccaaacagcagcaggTTGTGAGacctcagtctgtctttatctcaGCCCCGATCGGGGACGGTCCCAGCCCTGTTGGCTCTTTAAGGAGAAACGAGTCCCTCAACTCAACGGACCACCCTCGTGCCAGCCCCACAGTGCGCCGCAATGCCTCCTTCGGCACTGTGCCACGCAGCCTGCCGCCAAACAACATAGGACTGCCTAACAGGAACAGATCTGGTACCGGTAGCTCGGAATCACTCGGCCTCAGCTCTCAGAGGAATGCCCTCCCTGTATCCACAGTCAAACCCAAGCCCCACATCATCCATAACAACCTCAGAGAGGTGTATGTCTCCATAGCAGATTACCATGGTGACGAGGAGACCATGGGATTTCCTGAGGGGACGAGTCTGGAGGTCCTGGACAGAAACCCCAATGGATGGTGGTACTGCAAGATTCTGGATAGTGGCAGACCAAGGAAAGGATGGGTTCCCTCAAATTACCTTGAGAAAAAGCACTAG
- the LOC117744095 gene encoding SH3 and PX domain-containing protein 2A-like isoform X4, protein MQLRQAALMMLPSPISQSEEVLKFFETNSEDLNPPTEDCGGSGKRKSGLDASDPMLLDQYVVVASYEKQEPAEISLQAGEVVDVIEKSESGWWFVSTAEEQGWVPATYLNSHSGTRDDLELGASKAGEVTKRHKAHLKRLDRRWTLGGVISRQQSREEKYVTVQPYASEGKDEIAFEKGVTVEVLQKNLEGWWFIRYQDKEGWAPASYLKKMKDDLSPRKKTVTGPVEIIGNIMEISNLLNKKALSEKDVQIEGVPESPQVAKKEISLPIPCADSSPVNSTEPSSPAVARIAPHRVEIGSPVLRQKPPPRRDATLGFQLPSPPEAPTVEAEYYTIADFQSCISDGITFNGGQKAEVIEKNSGGWWYVHIGEKEGWAPCSYIDKRKKPNLNRRTSTLCRPKVPPPAPPVKKQDSVETAPPSSPGSEAPESPVSPGRPVYEEPEYDVPAIGDLDMESEFEFLRGESSLLDVKNEDSSSEKGSHQFSKPSPASSLHSASFKMCESFEDGHEAGEAEGEGECIYENDGFRSFRETPERQSSRDSNYSKTSVLSETGKTANPTSGGWRPAANKLKMDLNGSQFSTKAEEASSPKSASTESTPDLSRSKKDQEESKASCSIKSCTKPKPVVRPKPQLAKASSAEKMDISTLRRQLRPTGQLKNGTKTKGEDSETASVISSEDSFSSQSTSDLSSIYSKGSRGDSDLEGSSLYRTTDPYEKVQESELSFPAGVEVEVLEKQESGWWYIRWGDTEGWAPTYFLEPVRQQDDMMGSESDGTPTKPGSLSKSNSLEKNEQRVQALNNINQNLKKVTPPIPSKPPGGLSKPIGLFGSRKQNGTKQQQVVRPQSVFISAPIGDGPSPVGSLRRNESLNSTDHPRASPTVRRNASFGTVPRSLPPNNIGLPNRNRSGTGSSESLGLSSQRNALPVSTVKPKPHIIHNNLREVYVSIADYHGDEETMGFPEGTSLEVLDRNPNGWWYCKILDSGRPRKGWVPSNYLEKKH, encoded by the exons GTCTGGATGCTTCGGATCCCATGCTTCTGGATCAGTATGTGGTGGTGGCCAGTTACGAGAAACAAGAGCCTGCGGAAATCAGCCTTCAAGCGGGCGAGGTGGTCGACGTCATTGAAAAGAGCGAGAGTG GTTGGTGGTTTGTCAGCACTGCAGAGGAGCAGGGTTGGGTCCCTGCTACCTATCTCAACTCCCACAGTGGCACACGGGATGACTTGGAGCTGGGCGCCTCGAAAGCTGGGGAAG ttACTAAGCGGCATAAAGCTCATCTGAAGAGGCTGGACCGGAGATGGACGTTGGGGGGTGTCATCAGCCGGCAGCAAAGCCGAG AAGAGAAGTACGTAACAGTGCAGCCCTACGCCAGTGAGGGCAAGGATGAAATAGCGTTTGAGAAAGGAGTAACTGTGGAGGTGCTTCAGAAGAACTTGGAAGGCTGGTGGTTTATTAG GTACCAAGATAAAGAGGGCTGGGCTCCAGCCTCTTAcctgaagaagatgaaggatgATCTCTCTCCACGCAAGAAGACGGTGACGGGACCTGTGGAGATCATCGGAAACATCATGGAGATCAGTAACCTGCTGAACAAGAAAGCTTTGAGCGAGAAAGATGTACAGATTGAAGGAGTCCCAGAgagcccccaagtggccaagaAGGAGATCAGCCTGCCAATCCCGTGTGCGGATTCCAGCCCTGTTAATAGTACGGAGCCTTCCTCACCGGCAGTAGCCCGCATCGCTCCTCATCGGGTGGAAATTG GTTCCCCGGTTCTCAGGCAAAAACCTCCTCCTCGAAGAGATGCAACCCTG GGATTTCAGTTGCCCTCCCCACCAGAGGCCCCTACAGTGGAAGCCGAATATTATACCATTGCAGATTTCCAGTCCTGTATATCTGATGGTATCACTTTTAATGGAGGACAGAAAGCAGAG gTCATTGAAAAGAACTCTGGTGGCTGGTGGTACGTCCACATAGGAGAGAAGGAGGGCTGGGCTCCCTGCTCCTACATTGACAAACGTAAAAAGCCCAACCTGAATCGTAGAACCAGCACTCTTTGCCGCCCAAAGGTTCCACCTCCAGCTCCGCCTGTCAAAAAACAAGACTCAGTGGAGACTGCACCTCCCAGCAGCCCCGGGTCTGAAGCTCCAGAGTCCCCTGTGTCTCCTGGAAGGCCTGTGTATGAAGAGCCAGAATATGATGTTCCTGCCATTGGTGATCTGGACATGGAGTCTGAGTTTGAGTTTCTGAGGGGAGAAAGTTCCTTGCTGGATGTTAAAAATGAAGACAGTTCCTCCGAGAAGGGATCCCACCAGTTCTCCAAGCCTTCTCCGGCTTCGTCGCTCCACAGTGCCTCCTTCAAGATGTGTGAGTCATTTGAAGATGGCCACGAGGCAGGAGAggcggagggagagggagagtgtaTCTATGAAAATGACGGCTTCCGGTCCTTCAGGGAGACGCCAGAGCGCCAGAGTAGCAGGGACTCAAATTACTCCAAGACAAGTGTCTTGTCAGAAACTGGCAAGACCGCAAACCCGACATCAGGTGGGTGGAGACCTGCAGCTAACAAGCTCAAGATGGACTTGAATGGGAGCCAGTTTTCAACCAAAGCTGAGGAGGCATCCAGTCCTAAATCTGCTTCCACTGAGTCCACTCCAGATTTGTCCAGAAGTAAGAAAGACCAAGAGGAAAGCAAGGCGTCCTGTTCCATCAAATCCTGCACTAAACCAAAGCCAGTGGTGAGACCTAAACCACAACTAGCCAAGGCATCCAGTGCAGAGAAGATGGACATCAGCACCTTGAGAAGACAGCTGCGGCCAACAGGGCAGCTGAAGAATGGCACCAAAACTAAAGGTGAGGACTCTGAGACGGCTTCAGTCATCTCCTCCGAAGACTCCTTCTCTTCTCAGAGCACGTCGGATCTCTCCTCCATCTATTCTAAAGGCAGCCGGGGAGACTCTGACCTGGAAGGCAGCAGCCTGTATCGAACCACAGATCCCTATGAGAAAGTCCAAGAGTCTGAGCTCAGCTTCCCCGCTGGTGTGGAGGTGGAAGTGCTGGAGAAGCAGGAGAGTGGCTGGTGGTATATCCGCTGGGGAGACACAGAGGGTTGGGCTCCGACTTACTTCCTGGAGCCCGTCAGGCAACAAGATGACATGATGGGGTCTGAATCTGATGGCACCCCAACTAAACCTGGAAGCCTCAGCAAGTCCAACAGCCTGGAGAAGAATGAACAAAGGGTACAGGCGTTGAACAACATCAACCAAAACCTAAAGAAAGTCACCCCACCCATCCCCTCCAAGCCTCCAGGCGGCCTCTCCAAGCCAATAGGCTTGTTTGGTTCAcgaaaacaaaatggcaccaaacagcagcaggTTGTGAGacctcagtctgtctttatctcaGCCCCGATCGGGGACGGTCCCAGCCCTGTTGGCTCTTTAAGGAGAAACGAGTCCCTCAACTCAACGGACCACCCTCGTGCCAGCCCCACAGTGCGCCGCAATGCCTCCTTCGGCACTGTGCCACGCAGCCTGCCGCCAAACAACATAGGACTGCCTAACAGGAACAGATCTGGTACCGGTAGCTCGGAATCACTCGGCCTCAGCTCTCAGAGGAATGCCCTCCCTGTATCCACAGTCAAACCCAAGCCCCACATCATCCATAACAACCTCAGAGAGGTGTATGTCTCCATAGCAGATTACCATGGTGACGAGGAGACCATGGGATTTCCTGAGGGGACGAGTCTGGAGGTCCTGGACAGAAACCCCAATGGATGGTGGTACTGCAAGATTCTGGATAGTGGCAGACCAAGGAAAGGATGGGTTCCCTCAAATTACCTTGAGAAAAAGCACTAG
- the LOC117744095 gene encoding SH3 and PX domain-containing protein 2A-like isoform X5: MMLPSPISQSEEVLKFFETNSEDLNPPTEDCGGSGKRKSGLDASDPMLLDQYVVVASYEKQEPAEISLQAGEVVDVIEKSESGWWFVSTAEEQGWVPATYLNSHSGTRDDLELGASKAGEVTKRHKAHLKRLDRRWTLGGVISRQQSREEKYVTVQPYASEGKDEIAFEKGVTVEVLQKNLEGWWFIRYQDKEGWAPASYLKKMKDDLSPRKKTVTGPVEIIGNIMEISNLLNKKALSEKDVQIEGVPESPQVAKKEISLPIPCADSSPVNSTEPSSPAVARIAPHRVEIGSPVLRQKPPPRRDATLGFQLPSPPEAPTVEAEYYTIADFQSCISDGITFNGGQKAEVIEKNSGGWWYVHIGEKEGWAPCSYIDKRKKPNLNRRTSTLCRPKVPPPAPPVKKQDSVETAPPSSPGSEAPESPVSPGRPVYEEPEYDVPAIGDLDMESEFEFLRGESSLLDVKNEDSSSEKGSHQFSKPSPASSLHSASFKMCESFEDGHEAGEAEGEGECIYENDGFRSFRETPERQSSRDSNYSKTSVLSETGKTANPTSGGWRPAANKLKMDLNGSQFSTKAEEASSPKSASTESTPDLSRSKKDQEESKASCSIKSCTKPKPVVRPKPQLAKASSAEKMDISTLRRQLRPTGQLKNGTKTKGEDSETASVISSEDSFSSQSTSDLSSIYSKGSRGDSDLEGSSLYRTTDPYEKVQESELSFPAGVEVEVLEKQESGWWYIRWGDTEGWAPTYFLEPVRQQDDMMGSESDGTPTKPGSLSKSNSLEKNEQRVQALNNINQNLKKVTPPIPSKPPGGLSKPIGLFGSRKQNGTKQQQVVRPQSVFISAPIGDGPSPVGSLRRNESLNSTDHPRASPTVRRNASFGTVPRSLPPNNIGLPNRNRSGTGSSESLGLSSQRNALPVSTVKPKPHIIHNNLREVYVSIADYHGDEETMGFPEGTSLEVLDRNPNGWWYCKILDSGRPRKGWVPSNYLEKKH; encoded by the exons GTCTGGATGCTTCGGATCCCATGCTTCTGGATCAGTATGTGGTGGTGGCCAGTTACGAGAAACAAGAGCCTGCGGAAATCAGCCTTCAAGCGGGCGAGGTGGTCGACGTCATTGAAAAGAGCGAGAGTG GTTGGTGGTTTGTCAGCACTGCAGAGGAGCAGGGTTGGGTCCCTGCTACCTATCTCAACTCCCACAGTGGCACACGGGATGACTTGGAGCTGGGCGCCTCGAAAGCTGGGGAAG ttACTAAGCGGCATAAAGCTCATCTGAAGAGGCTGGACCGGAGATGGACGTTGGGGGGTGTCATCAGCCGGCAGCAAAGCCGAG AAGAGAAGTACGTAACAGTGCAGCCCTACGCCAGTGAGGGCAAGGATGAAATAGCGTTTGAGAAAGGAGTAACTGTGGAGGTGCTTCAGAAGAACTTGGAAGGCTGGTGGTTTATTAG GTACCAAGATAAAGAGGGCTGGGCTCCAGCCTCTTAcctgaagaagatgaaggatgATCTCTCTCCACGCAAGAAGACGGTGACGGGACCTGTGGAGATCATCGGAAACATCATGGAGATCAGTAACCTGCTGAACAAGAAAGCTTTGAGCGAGAAAGATGTACAGATTGAAGGAGTCCCAGAgagcccccaagtggccaagaAGGAGATCAGCCTGCCAATCCCGTGTGCGGATTCCAGCCCTGTTAATAGTACGGAGCCTTCCTCACCGGCAGTAGCCCGCATCGCTCCTCATCGGGTGGAAATTG GTTCCCCGGTTCTCAGGCAAAAACCTCCTCCTCGAAGAGATGCAACCCTG GGATTTCAGTTGCCCTCCCCACCAGAGGCCCCTACAGTGGAAGCCGAATATTATACCATTGCAGATTTCCAGTCCTGTATATCTGATGGTATCACTTTTAATGGAGGACAGAAAGCAGAG gTCATTGAAAAGAACTCTGGTGGCTGGTGGTACGTCCACATAGGAGAGAAGGAGGGCTGGGCTCCCTGCTCCTACATTGACAAACGTAAAAAGCCCAACCTGAATCGTAGAACCAGCACTCTTTGCCGCCCAAAGGTTCCACCTCCAGCTCCGCCTGTCAAAAAACAAGACTCAGTGGAGACTGCACCTCCCAGCAGCCCCGGGTCTGAAGCTCCAGAGTCCCCTGTGTCTCCTGGAAGGCCTGTGTATGAAGAGCCAGAATATGATGTTCCTGCCATTGGTGATCTGGACATGGAGTCTGAGTTTGAGTTTCTGAGGGGAGAAAGTTCCTTGCTGGATGTTAAAAATGAAGACAGTTCCTCCGAGAAGGGATCCCACCAGTTCTCCAAGCCTTCTCCGGCTTCGTCGCTCCACAGTGCCTCCTTCAAGATGTGTGAGTCATTTGAAGATGGCCACGAGGCAGGAGAggcggagggagagggagagtgtaTCTATGAAAATGACGGCTTCCGGTCCTTCAGGGAGACGCCAGAGCGCCAGAGTAGCAGGGACTCAAATTACTCCAAGACAAGTGTCTTGTCAGAAACTGGCAAGACCGCAAACCCGACATCAGGTGGGTGGAGACCTGCAGCTAACAAGCTCAAGATGGACTTGAATGGGAGCCAGTTTTCAACCAAAGCTGAGGAGGCATCCAGTCCTAAATCTGCTTCCACTGAGTCCACTCCAGATTTGTCCAGAAGTAAGAAAGACCAAGAGGAAAGCAAGGCGTCCTGTTCCATCAAATCCTGCACTAAACCAAAGCCAGTGGTGAGACCTAAACCACAACTAGCCAAGGCATCCAGTGCAGAGAAGATGGACATCAGCACCTTGAGAAGACAGCTGCGGCCAACAGGGCAGCTGAAGAATGGCACCAAAACTAAAGGTGAGGACTCTGAGACGGCTTCAGTCATCTCCTCCGAAGACTCCTTCTCTTCTCAGAGCACGTCGGATCTCTCCTCCATCTATTCTAAAGGCAGCCGGGGAGACTCTGACCTGGAAGGCAGCAGCCTGTATCGAACCACAGATCCCTATGAGAAAGTCCAAGAGTCTGAGCTCAGCTTCCCCGCTGGTGTGGAGGTGGAAGTGCTGGAGAAGCAGGAGAGTGGCTGGTGGTATATCCGCTGGGGAGACACAGAGGGTTGGGCTCCGACTTACTTCCTGGAGCCCGTCAGGCAACAAGATGACATGATGGGGTCTGAATCTGATGGCACCCCAACTAAACCTGGAAGCCTCAGCAAGTCCAACAGCCTGGAGAAGAATGAACAAAGGGTACAGGCGTTGAACAACATCAACCAAAACCTAAAGAAAGTCACCCCACCCATCCCCTCCAAGCCTCCAGGCGGCCTCTCCAAGCCAATAGGCTTGTTTGGTTCAcgaaaacaaaatggcaccaaacagcagcaggTTGTGAGacctcagtctgtctttatctcaGCCCCGATCGGGGACGGTCCCAGCCCTGTTGGCTCTTTAAGGAGAAACGAGTCCCTCAACTCAACGGACCACCCTCGTGCCAGCCCCACAGTGCGCCGCAATGCCTCCTTCGGCACTGTGCCACGCAGCCTGCCGCCAAACAACATAGGACTGCCTAACAGGAACAGATCTGGTACCGGTAGCTCGGAATCACTCGGCCTCAGCTCTCAGAGGAATGCCCTCCCTGTATCCACAGTCAAACCCAAGCCCCACATCATCCATAACAACCTCAGAGAGGTGTATGTCTCCATAGCAGATTACCATGGTGACGAGGAGACCATGGGATTTCCTGAGGGGACGAGTCTGGAGGTCCTGGACAGAAACCCCAATGGATGGTGGTACTGCAAGATTCTGGATAGTGGCAGACCAAGGAAAGGATGGGTTCCCTCAAATTACCTTGAGAAAAAGCACTAG